Proteins encoded in a region of the Pseudomonas sp. GOM7 genome:
- a CDS encoding Nif3-like dinuclear metal center hexameric protein: protein MAIALSTLVGEADRLLNSSRISDYCPNGLQVEGRPQVLRIVSGVTASQALIEAAIEAEADVLLVHHGYFWKGENPCVTGMKQRRLKALLAHDISLLAYHLPLDVHPEVGNNVQLARQLGIVVEGPLEPDNPRTVGLVGSLEEPLSAADFARHVQQVLGREPLLVEGDGPIRRVGWCTGGGQGYIDQAIAAGVDLYLTGEASEQTFHSARENGVSFIAAGHHATERYGVQALGDYLARRFALEHLFVDCPNPV from the coding sequence ATGGCCATTGCCTTGTCTACCCTGGTTGGCGAAGCTGACCGTTTGCTCAATTCATCGCGTATCAGTGATTACTGCCCCAATGGCCTGCAGGTCGAGGGGCGGCCCCAGGTGCTGCGCATCGTCAGCGGGGTGACCGCCAGCCAGGCGCTGATCGAAGCGGCCATCGAGGCTGAGGCCGATGTATTGCTGGTGCACCATGGCTATTTCTGGAAGGGTGAGAACCCCTGCGTCACCGGCATGAAGCAGCGACGCCTCAAGGCGTTGCTGGCCCATGACATCAGCCTGCTGGCCTATCACCTGCCGCTGGACGTGCACCCCGAGGTGGGTAACAACGTGCAGTTGGCGCGCCAGCTCGGCATCGTCGTCGAGGGCCCGCTGGAGCCGGACAATCCGCGTACCGTCGGCCTGGTCGGTTCGTTGGAGGAGCCGCTCAGTGCCGCCGACTTCGCCCGTCACGTGCAGCAGGTACTGGGTCGTGAGCCGCTGTTGGTCGAGGGCGACGGGCCGATCCGTCGGGTCGGCTGGTGCACCGGCGGCGGTCAGGGCTATATCGACCAGGCGATTGCCGCGGGTGTCGACCTGTACCTCACCGGCGAAGCTTCCGAGCAGACCTTCCACAGCGCCCGCGAGAATGGCGTGAGCTTCATCGCCGCCGGCCATCACGCCACCGAGCGTTACGGGGTACAGGCGCTGGGTGACTACCTGGCGCGACGTTTCGCCCTCGAGCACCTGTTCGTCGATTGTCCGAACCCGGTGTGA